In Arcobacter sp. F2176, a single genomic region encodes these proteins:
- a CDS encoding ABC transporter ATP-binding protein → MSSIQLKNITKKYEEKIIIENLNFTIKEESFTVLLGPSGCGKSTTLRMIAGLEEISSGEILIDGKDVSKLQSSKRGISMVFQSYALFPHLSVEENILFGLKVRKVPKQTQEKRLKKVVKLVGLEGLLDNKPSQLSGGQKQRVALARAFVAKNKICLMDEPLSNLDAKLRNEMRIEIKKLQQQLKMTVLYVTHDQTEAMSMADHIILLNKGEIEQQGTPQELYENVASTFVGKFIGTPPMNIIKVKKEGTQIYIDDQEFKSTYSNRISNKTNYFGIRPEDIFFVEKDQGIEAKVVFQDYHGSDTILGIQTLNNDLEKPILVRSDKKNSYQTGDRVWVNWQESKINFFDSFGERREILS, encoded by the coding sequence ATGTCATCAATACAATTAAAAAATATAACAAAAAAATATGAAGAAAAAATAATTATAGAAAATTTAAACTTTACAATAAAAGAAGAGAGTTTTACAGTTTTATTAGGACCTTCAGGATGTGGAAAATCTACCACTTTAAGAATGATTGCAGGACTTGAAGAGATAAGCTCAGGTGAAATTTTAATAGATGGAAAAGATGTATCAAAACTACAATCTTCTAAAAGAGGTATCTCTATGGTATTTCAATCTTATGCTTTATTCCCTCACTTAAGTGTAGAAGAAAATATTCTTTTTGGATTAAAGGTAAGAAAAGTACCTAAACAAACCCAAGAAAAAAGGTTGAAAAAAGTTGTAAAACTTGTAGGTCTTGAAGGATTATTGGATAATAAGCCCTCACAATTATCAGGTGGTCAAAAACAACGAGTTGCATTAGCTCGTGCTTTTGTAGCAAAAAATAAAATATGTCTTATGGATGAACCCCTATCAAATCTTGATGCAAAATTAAGAAATGAGATGAGAATAGAGATAAAAAAACTACAGCAACAACTAAAAATGACAGTTTTATATGTAACCCATGACCAAACAGAAGCTATGAGTATGGCTGACCATATTATTTTATTAAATAAAGGAGAAATAGAACAACAAGGAACACCACAAGAATTGTATGAAAATGTTGCTTCCACTTTTGTGGGCAAGTTTATAGGAACTCCACCTATGAACATAATAAAAGTAAAAAAAGAAGGTACACAAATCTATATAGATGACCAAGAGTTTAAATCTACTTACTCAAACCGTATTTCCAATAAAACAAATTACTTTGGTATAAGACCTGAAGATATTTTCTTTGTAGAAAAAGATCAAGGTATAGAAGCAAAAGTTGTTTTTCAAGACTATCATGGCTCTGACACAATATTGGGTATTCAAACACTTAATAATGACTTAGAAAAACCAATTTTAGTGCGAAGTGATAAAAAAAATAGTTATCAAACTGGGGATAGGGTTTGGGTAAATTGGCAGGAATCAAAGATTAATTTTTTTGATTCTTTTGGTGAGAGAAGAGAAATCTTATCTTAA
- a CDS encoding long-chain fatty acid--CoA ligase: protein MNSYRFSTYNEMFDYLTTTYDNPTLLNFINANNKYESISALQFKEKVICLCAALQNLGIKKGTMVAVFAKSSPFWLIFDFALQQLGAISVPIFANISTKNLNFELKDSKCKYIFIDDINRINDIKEEIIFITHNFCIKEKNYYNLDEIIVMGKEICNRLEYVEHKPKEDDIFSIVYTSGNTGNPKGVILSHKNIISQVKDINELIQLDKKEVILSILPLAHIFERAVMSYYISRGVSIYFIDDITNVATLMKTVRPTMMTVVPRLLEKIYYKIKTNISDKPFFSKLIASFAFHYALKENINKDSILFKFFDKLVYSKFREIFGGRIKWLVSGGAPLEKNIYQFFLNIGVPLYQGYGMTEFSPVISTNYPGANRVGTSGKAMPTAEVKIENEELLVKGPSLMKGYLNNEELTKKTIDEKGWLHTGDVASIDEDGYIYIQSRKKDIFKTSTGEYVNAIPIEQELSKNKYIEFAVLISSNRKYTTALLFVDHERYTQHGKSSNLTIEEYFKQSRIQKSIQNHIDRLNKKVNKWEMIIKYKLITKQATIEGGELTPSMKVCREAIENKYKEEIQSMY from the coding sequence ATGAATTCATATAGATTTTCTACTTACAATGAAATGTTTGACTATCTAACAACTACTTATGATAATCCTACTTTATTAAACTTCATAAATGCAAATAATAAATATGAATCAATATCAGCATTACAATTCAAAGAAAAAGTGATTTGCTTATGTGCTGCTTTACAAAACTTGGGTATAAAAAAAGGCACAATGGTTGCTGTTTTTGCAAAGTCTTCTCCTTTTTGGTTGATATTTGATTTTGCACTTCAACAACTAGGAGCAATATCTGTTCCCATATTTGCCAACATCTCAACAAAAAATCTAAACTTTGAACTTAAAGATTCAAAATGTAAATATATCTTTATAGATGATATAAATAGAATAAATGACATAAAAGAAGAGATTATTTTCATCACCCATAATTTTTGTATAAAAGAGAAAAACTATTACAATTTAGATGAAATAATAGTTATGGGAAAAGAGATTTGCAATAGACTTGAATATGTAGAGCATAAACCAAAAGAAGATGATATTTTTTCTATTGTTTATACAAGTGGAAATACAGGTAATCCAAAGGGTGTTATTTTAAGCCATAAAAATATTATCTCCCAAGTAAAAGATATAAATGAATTAATTCAATTAGATAAAAAAGAAGTCATCTTATCTATACTTCCCCTTGCTCATATTTTTGAAAGAGCTGTTATGAGTTACTATATCTCAAGGGGTGTTTCTATTTACTTTATAGATGATATTACAAACGTAGCAACTTTGATGAAAACTGTCCGTCCAACAATGATGACTGTAGTACCAAGACTTTTAGAGAAAATATATTACAAAATAAAAACAAATATATCTGACAAACCATTTTTTAGTAAACTAATTGCTTCTTTTGCCTTTCACTATGCACTAAAAGAGAATATAAATAAAGACTCAATCTTATTTAAATTTTTTGATAAACTTGTTTATTCTAAATTTAGAGAAATATTTGGTGGAAGAATCAAGTGGCTAGTTTCAGGAGGTGCTCCTTTAGAAAAAAATATTTATCAATTTTTCTTAAATATTGGAGTTCCACTATATCAAGGATATGGTATGACTGAGTTTTCCCCAGTAATCTCTACAAATTATCCTGGGGCAAATCGTGTGGGTACTTCTGGTAAAGCAATGCCAACCGCAGAAGTTAAGATTGAAAATGAGGAACTTCTAGTAAAAGGTCCTTCTTTGATGAAAGGATATTTAAATAATGAAGAACTAACTAAAAAAACTATTGATGAAAAGGGTTGGCTTCATACAGGAGATGTTGCTTCAATTGATGAAGATGGATATATTTATATTCAAAGTAGAAAAAAAGATATATTTAAAACCTCTACAGGAGAGTATGTAAATGCAATTCCAATTGAACAAGAACTTTCTAAAAATAAATATATAGAGTTTGCAGTTTTAATATCAAGCAATAGAAAATATACTACAGCCTTACTTTTTGTTGACCATGAACGATATACTCAACATGGAAAATCAAGTAACTTAACTATAGAGGAGTATTTTAAACAAAGTAGAATTCAAAAATCTATACAAAACCATATAGATAGATTAAACAAAAAAGTAAATAAATGGGAAATGATTATAAAATATAAACTAATAACAAAACAAGCCACAATAGAAGGTGGAGAGTTAACCCCTTCTATGAAAGTTTGTAGAGAAGCAATTGAAAATAAATATAAAGAAGAAATTCAAAGTATGTATTAG
- a CDS encoding HAD-IIA family hydrolase, with product MYEALKNITFIIFDLDGVFYREEQSLEGTKEIIDYLNKENIQYCFFTNNSNYKIHRYKEKLLTCGVDVSEKNIFTTTKLIEHYLFENNLDNIYVLGSKQLQENLYEKYKRNDKNPDIVILGMENNITLKDISNTINLISENTQIIAANPDKLIPLKDGFELECGVLIDIIEEYTKKMVQVIGKPSPYGFDTILSKFDKQKCETLMIGDTFETDILGAKNANISAGWINSGNKLPSNTLDFDFMSFKSLIELKEEIKKAKR from the coding sequence ATGTACGAAGCTTTAAAAAATATTACTTTTATTATATTTGATTTAGATGGGGTATTTTATAGGGAAGAGCAAAGTTTAGAGGGAACAAAAGAGATAATTGATTATTTGAATAAAGAAAATATTCAATACTGCTTTTTTACTAACAACTCCAATTATAAAATTCACAGATATAAAGAAAAACTCTTAACTTGTGGTGTTGATGTAAGTGAAAAAAATATTTTCACTACAACAAAACTAATTGAACACTATTTATTTGAAAATAATTTAGATAATATTTATGTTCTAGGAAGTAAACAGTTACAAGAAAATCTATATGAGAAATATAAAAGAAATGATAAAAATCCTGATATAGTAATACTTGGGATGGAAAATAACATTACATTAAAAGATATATCAAATACTATTAATTTAATAAGTGAAAATACACAAATAATAGCAGCCAATCCAGATAAACTAATTCCCCTAAAAGATGGCTTTGAGTTAGAGTGTGGAGTTTTGATTGATATAATTGAAGAGTATACTAAAAAAATGGTTCAAGTTATAGGTAAACCAAGTCCTTATGGTTTTGATACTATATTATCAAAGTTTGATAAGCAAAAGTGCGAGACTCTAATGATTGGTGATACTTTTGAAACTGATATTTTAGGGGCAAAAAATGCAAATATATCTGCTGGTTGGATAAATTCTGGTAATAAATTACCATCTAATACACTTGATTTTGATTTTATGAGTTTTAAGTCTTTGATAGAATTGAAAGAAGAAATAAAAAAAGCAAAGAGGTAA
- a CDS encoding ABC transporter substrate-binding protein, which produces MLKLMKKVAMYSVIGASLLTSANADKTKLTMYYPVSVGGPLTKIVDSMVNDFEKQNPDIDVKAIYAGNYNDARIKSLAALKAGEPAQLAVMFSIDVYDLIEQNAIVSFSDLAKSQEDKKWLKSFYPALMENGTTLGKVWGIPFQRSTIVMYYNKDAFKKAGLDPNKPPKNWDEMISMGKKLTNDKQWGLMIPSTGYPYWMFGALAKQNGEVLMNGEGTKTYFNNPKVIEALQYWKDLSSKYKIMPEGTIEWGTLRKNFLSGKTAMMWHSTGNLTAVKKNATFDFGVAMLPAKEMRGTPTGGGNFYVFKNTTPKQKEASLKLIKFMTSPENSAKWSIGTGYIGISKAAYETPALKKYVEEFPPAKVARDQLDFATAELSTYQTGRVRKILDDSIQAVLTDKKSAKDALNDAQNQATRLLKDYK; this is translated from the coding sequence ATGTTAAAACTTATGAAAAAAGTTGCTATGTATAGTGTTATAGGTGCAAGTTTGCTAACTAGTGCAAATGCAGATAAAACAAAACTAACAATGTATTATCCTGTATCTGTGGGTGGGCCATTAACAAAAATAGTTGATTCTATGGTTAATGATTTTGAAAAACAAAATCCAGATATTGATGTAAAAGCAATATATGCTGGTAATTATAATGATGCAAGAATTAAATCACTTGCAGCCCTAAAAGCTGGAGAACCTGCCCAATTAGCCGTAATGTTCTCTATTGATGTTTACGACTTAATTGAGCAAAATGCCATTGTATCTTTCTCTGACCTTGCAAAATCCCAAGAAGATAAAAAATGGCTAAAAAGTTTTTATCCAGCTTTAATGGAAAATGGTACAACTTTAGGGAAAGTTTGGGGTATCCCTTTTCAACGTTCTACCATTGTAATGTATTATAACAAAGATGCATTTAAAAAAGCAGGTTTAGATCCAAACAAACCACCAAAAAATTGGGATGAAATGATTTCTATGGGTAAAAAACTTACAAATGATAAACAATGGGGATTAATGATTCCTTCAACTGGTTATCCATATTGGATGTTTGGAGCACTTGCTAAACAAAATGGTGAAGTCCTTATGAATGGTGAAGGAACAAAAACTTATTTCAATAATCCAAAAGTTATTGAGGCCTTACAATACTGGAAAGATTTATCAAGCAAATATAAAATTATGCCAGAAGGTACAATTGAATGGGGAACACTTAGAAAAAATTTCTTAAGTGGTAAGACTGCTATGATGTGGCACTCAACTGGTAATTTAACAGCTGTTAAGAAAAATGCAACTTTTGACTTTGGTGTTGCTATGTTACCAGCAAAAGAAATGAGAGGAACTCCAACAGGTGGAGGTAATTTTTATGTGTTTAAAAATACAACACCAAAACAAAAAGAAGCTTCTTTAAAACTAATCAAATTTATGACTAGCCCTGAGAATTCTGCAAAATGGTCAATTGGTACGGGATATATTGGTATTTCAAAAGCTGCTTATGAAACACCTGCACTTAAAAAATATGTTGAAGAGTTTCCTCCTGCAAAAGTTGCAAGAGATCAATTAGACTTTGCAACTGCTGAATTATCTACTTACCAAACTGGAAGAGTTAGAAAGATATTAGATGACTCTATTCAAGCTGTATTAACAGATAAAAAAAGTGCCAAAGATGCATTAAATGATGCTCAAAACCAAGCAACAAGATTATTAAAAGATTATAAATAA
- a CDS encoding carbohydrate ABC transporter permease, which produces MKLLQKISTYTLALIWILPLFYTFWAAFHTEQYSANFDLFAPLSVQSFYDAWNQAPFLHYLINTFTLVTIILIGQMILCTLAAYAFAKFEFYGKNVAFFLVLMQLMIMPENLILENYKTISYFNLVDTTWGMALPYIASAFGIFLLRQTFKTIPNELDEAAKMEGCSPIGILFRVYIPLSKPTYLAYALVSVSYHWNNFLWPLIIANSNNVKPLTVGLAIFAAPESGVQWSTISAATLISVAPLLLAFLIFQKQFVNSFLHTGIK; this is translated from the coding sequence ATGAAATTATTACAAAAGATATCAACTTATACTTTAGCCCTTATATGGATACTTCCTTTATTTTATACTTTTTGGGCTGCTTTTCATACGGAACAATACTCAGCAAACTTTGATTTATTTGCACCTTTAAGTGTTCAAAGTTTTTATGATGCTTGGAATCAGGCACCATTTTTACACTATTTGATAAATACATTTACTTTAGTTACAATTATATTAATAGGTCAAATGATATTATGTACCCTTGCTGCATATGCTTTTGCAAAATTTGAATTTTATGGTAAAAATGTTGCTTTTTTTCTAGTACTCATGCAACTAATGATTATGCCAGAAAATTTGATTTTAGAAAATTATAAAACTATTTCATATTTTAATTTAGTAGATACAACATGGGGAATGGCATTACCTTATATTGCTTCAGCTTTTGGAATATTTCTTTTAAGACAAACATTTAAAACTATACCAAATGAGCTTGATGAAGCAGCTAAGATGGAAGGATGTTCTCCAATAGGGATTTTATTTAGAGTTTATATTCCTCTTTCGAAGCCTACATACTTAGCTTATGCTTTGGTATCTGTTTCTTATCATTGGAATAATTTTTTATGGCCACTTATTATTGCAAATTCAAACAATGTAAAACCTCTTACAGTTGGATTAGCAATATTTGCAGCTCCTGAATCGGGAGTTCAATGGTCTACAATATCAGCAGCAACTTTGATATCAGTTGCACCTTTATTATTAGCATTCTTGATTTTTCAAAAACAGTTTGTTAATTCATTTTTACATACAGGAATTAAATAA
- a CDS encoding thiolase family protein, whose protein sequence is MRERIAIIDGLRSPVAKANGKLNNVSADSLGAIIAKELVLRNNIPYDDFDEVIIGNVAQPANAANIARVLAMRAGFPKKTIAYTVHRNCASGMQALSSSIEKIYTNQGEIYLAGGVESMSNIPLFFSNQFKDFMTKFTYAKSASEKLKLLTSFRLSFLKPTIGLISGLTDPISGKIMGITAENLANEFKISRQAQDEYSLQSHLKAQKAIESGILKDEIHPIMTKDSSIMDDDGIRFNQNIDALKKLRPIFDRTSGTVTAGNSSQVSDGACMMILCSESKAKELGLEPIGFIKDYAYAGLDANRMGLGPVFATKKLFDKTGVSLKDIDLIELNEAFAAQVIANLEAFKSKSFCKKEFNSEPLGEINEEILNVNGGAIAIGHPVGMSGARIVLHTIKELKRKGLKTGLATLCVGGGQGASFLVEV, encoded by the coding sequence ATGCGTGAAAGAATAGCGATAATTGATGGATTAAGAAGCCCAGTAGCAAAAGCAAATGGGAAATTAAATAATGTAAGTGCTGATAGCTTAGGTGCAATTATTGCAAAAGAGTTAGTTCTTAGAAATAATATACCCTATGATGATTTTGATGAAGTTATTATTGGAAATGTTGCCCAACCAGCAAATGCAGCAAATATAGCAAGAGTTTTAGCTATGAGAGCTGGTTTTCCTAAAAAAACTATTGCATATACTGTTCATAGAAATTGTGCTTCAGGTATGCAAGCCCTATCAAGCTCAATTGAAAAAATATATACAAATCAAGGGGAAATATATCTGGCAGGTGGAGTTGAATCTATGAGCAATATTCCCCTATTCTTTTCAAACCAATTTAAAGATTTTATGACAAAATTTACCTATGCAAAAAGTGCAAGTGAAAAACTAAAACTACTTACAAGTTTTCGGCTTAGTTTTTTAAAACCCACTATTGGATTAATTTCTGGATTAACAGACCCTATTTCTGGGAAAATCATGGGAATTACTGCTGAAAATCTTGCAAATGAGTTTAAAATAAGTCGCCAAGCCCAAGATGAATATTCATTACAATCACACTTAAAAGCACAAAAAGCAATAGAAAGTGGAATTTTAAAAGATGAAATACACCCTATTATGACAAAAGATTCTTCAATCATGGATGATGATGGAATTAGATTTAATCAAAATATCGATGCTTTAAAAAAACTTCGTCCTATTTTTGATAGAACAAGTGGAACTGTAACAGCTGGAAACTCATCTCAAGTTTCAGATGGTGCTTGTATGATGATATTATGCTCTGAATCAAAAGCAAAAGAGTTGGGTCTTGAGCCAATAGGTTTTATAAAAGATTATGCTTATGCTGGTCTTGATGCCAATAGAATGGGCTTGGGTCCAGTTTTTGCCACAAAAAAACTATTTGATAAAACAGGTGTCAGTCTAAAAGATATAGATTTAATAGAACTAAATGAAGCTTTTGCCGCGCAAGTTATTGCAAACCTTGAAGCTTTTAAATCAAAAAGTTTTTGTAAAAAAGAGTTTAACTCTGAGCCTCTTGGTGAAATAAATGAAGAGATATTAAATGTAAATGGAGGAGCAATTGCCATTGGTCATCCAGTTGGTATGAGTGGAGCTAGAATTGTGCTTCACACAATAAAAGAACTTAAAAGAAAAGGCCTAAAAACTGGTCTTGCTACACTTTGTGTTGGTGGTGGGCAAGGTGCAAGTTTTTTAGTGGAGGTATAA
- a CDS encoding carbohydrate ABC transporter permease — MRHVYGWLLLLPGFILIVAFTHYPTVTTFINSFFSNQTVLKPRRFIGLDNYEYMIHDPIFMQTLKNTLYFSLTTVPLSIMIALAMAIFVQEKIKARSIVRLAYFTPTILPMVAVANIWLFFYAPEIGLINQVLHYFGFNEYNFLGDRDLVLGSTIVMTVWKEAGFFMIFYLAALQGISKELYEAAKIEGSSSWMTFTKVTFPLLMPTTFFVMINALINSFKMIDHLFILTKGGPDNASNLLLYYIYDVAFSFFDYSYAATLTIVLLSILIIISLIQFGLIEKKIHYK, encoded by the coding sequence ATGAGACATGTTTACGGTTGGTTATTGTTATTACCTGGATTTATTTTAATTGTTGCATTTACACATTATCCAACTGTAACAACATTTATTAACTCATTTTTTTCTAATCAAACAGTACTCAAGCCCAGAAGATTTATTGGGCTTGATAACTATGAGTATATGATACATGATCCAATATTTATGCAAACGCTTAAAAATACACTTTATTTTTCACTAACAACGGTTCCTCTATCAATCATGATAGCTTTAGCAATGGCAATTTTTGTTCAAGAAAAAATAAAAGCTAGATCAATTGTAAGACTTGCATATTTTACTCCTACAATTTTACCTATGGTTGCAGTTGCAAATATTTGGCTGTTTTTTTATGCTCCTGAAATTGGTTTAATAAATCAAGTTCTTCACTACTTTGGATTTAATGAATACAATTTTTTAGGAGATAGAGATTTAGTTTTAGGTTCAACTATAGTTATGACTGTATGGAAAGAGGCAGGATTTTTTATGATATTTTATCTAGCAGCACTTCAAGGTATATCAAAAGAATTGTACGAAGCTGCAAAAATTGAGGGTTCATCTTCATGGATGACATTTACAAAAGTTACTTTTCCTCTTTTGATGCCTACAACCTTTTTTGTTATGATTAATGCTTTGATTAACTCATTTAAGATGATTGACCATCTGTTTATACTTACAAAAGGTGGTCCAGATAATGCCTCAAATTTATTACTATATTATATTTATGATGTTGCCTTTTCATTTTTTGATTATTCATATGCAGCAACACTTACTATTGTGTTACTTTCAATTTTAATCATTATTTCATTAATTCAATTTGGATTAATTGAGAAAAAAATTCACTACAAGTAG
- a CDS encoding bifunctional aconitate hydratase 2/2-methylisocitrate dehydratase: MSLIADYKAHTQERLNEGGLPPLALTADQTAQLVELLKANTVEDSDYALDMFKNKINPGVDDAAYVKAAFLNDVVQGNVTCSVISKIEAIEILGTMMGGFNVLPLVDALKVEETAADAAKQLKNTILVYDSFNDVKDLADAGNNYAKEIIESWANGEWFTNKPALEEEITLTVYKIPGETNTDDLSPATVAFTRADIPLHATAMLQSRMEKPLEKMVELKEKGFPLAYVGDVVGTGSSRKSGINSVQWHMGRDIPGVPNKRTGGVVIGSIIAPIFFNTAEDSGCLPIQADVDALETGDVITVKPYAGQILKEGKVVSEFTLSPNTLTDEMRAGGRIPLIIGKGLTAKAREALGLEASDLFITASQPAASTNGYTQAQKMVGRACGMEGVKPGMYVEPICTTVGSQDTTGPMTRDEIKELAALSFGADMVMQSFCHTAAYPKPSDINLQHTLPEFITSRAGVTLRPGDGVIHSWLNRLCLPDTVGTGGDSHTRFPIGISFPAGSGLVAFAGVTGMMPLTMPESVHVKFTGELQPGITLRDLVNAIPYQAIKDGLLTVEKKGKKNIFAGNVIEISGLPQLKVEQAFELSDAAAERSAAACSIQLDKEPIIEYLSSNIALIEKMIEEGYQDARTLQRRADKMKEWIANPELITPDEDAEYLATIEINLNEITEPLLACPNDPDDVDTLTNILADPKRPTEKIDEVFVGSCMTNIGLFRALGEVLKGEGPVPAKLWVAPPTKMDQQQLTEEGYYSIFGAAGARLEIPGCSLCMGNQANVGQGAVVFSTSTRNFDNRLGKDSKVYLGSAEVAALAALLGRLPTKEEYLDMVPKKITPEKRDDIYKYLNFHLLSGDELTNLVHS; this comes from the coding sequence ATGAGTTTAATCGCTGATTATAAAGCACATACGCAAGAGAGACTTAATGAAGGTGGTCTTCCTCCATTGGCATTGACTGCTGATCAAACGGCACAATTGGTTGAACTATTAAAAGCAAATACTGTAGAAGATTCAGATTACGCATTAGATATGTTTAAAAATAAAATTAACCCAGGTGTAGATGATGCTGCATATGTAAAGGCTGCATTTTTAAATGATGTAGTGCAAGGGAATGTTACCTGTTCTGTTATTTCTAAGATTGAAGCAATTGAAATTTTAGGGACAATGATGGGTGGGTTTAATGTCCTTCCATTAGTTGATGCATTAAAAGTAGAAGAAACTGCAGCAGATGCAGCAAAACAATTAAAAAATACAATTTTAGTATATGATTCATTCAATGATGTAAAAGATTTAGCAGATGCTGGAAACAATTATGCTAAAGAGATTATTGAATCTTGGGCAAATGGTGAATGGTTTACAAACAAACCAGCATTAGAAGAAGAAATTACTTTAACAGTTTATAAAATTCCTGGTGAAACAAATACAGATGATTTATCTCCTGCAACTGTAGCATTTACAAGAGCTGATATTCCATTACATGCAACTGCAATGTTACAATCAAGAATGGAAAAACCATTAGAAAAAATGGTTGAACTTAAAGAAAAAGGTTTCCCTTTAGCATACGTTGGTGATGTTGTTGGAACTGGAAGTTCTAGAAAATCAGGTATTAACTCTGTTCAATGGCATATGGGTAGAGATATTCCAGGTGTTCCTAATAAAAGAACAGGTGGAGTTGTTATTGGTTCTATTATCGCTCCTATTTTCTTCAATACAGCAGAAGACTCAGGATGTTTACCAATTCAAGCAGATGTAGATGCCCTAGAAACTGGTGATGTTATTACTGTAAAACCTTATGCAGGACAAATATTAAAAGAGGGAAAAGTTGTTTCTGAATTTACTTTATCTCCAAATACATTAACAGATGAAATGAGAGCAGGTGGAAGAATTCCATTAATTATTGGTAAAGGATTAACTGCAAAAGCTAGAGAAGCTTTAGGTTTAGAAGCTTCTGATTTATTCATTACTGCATCTCAACCAGCAGCTTCAACTAATGGTTATACTCAAGCTCAAAAAATGGTAGGAAGAGCGTGTGGTATGGAAGGTGTTAAACCTGGTATGTATGTTGAGCCAATTTGTACAACTGTTGGATCACAAGATACTACAGGACCTATGACAAGAGATGAGATTAAAGAACTTGCTGCACTATCTTTTGGTGCTGATATGGTTATGCAATCATTCTGTCATACTGCTGCTTATCCAAAACCATCAGACATTAATTTACAACATACACTTCCTGAATTTATTACTTCAAGAGCGGGTGTTACTTTAAGACCAGGTGATGGTGTTATTCACTCTTGGTTAAATAGATTATGTTTACCAGATACAGTTGGTACTGGTGGAGATTCTCATACAAGATTCCCAATTGGTATTTCATTCCCAGCTGGTTCTGGTCTTGTTGCATTTGCAGGGGTTACTGGTATGATGCCTTTAACTATGCCTGAATCTGTACATGTTAAATTTACTGGTGAATTACAACCAGGAATTACATTAAGAGATTTAGTTAATGCTATCCCTTACCAAGCTATTAAAGATGGTTTATTAACAGTTGAGAAAAAAGGTAAGAAAAATATTTTTGCAGGTAATGTAATCGAAATTTCTGGTCTTCCACAACTTAAAGTTGAGCAAGCATTTGAACTTTCAGATGCAGCAGCAGAAAGAAGTGCAGCAGCTTGTTCTATTCAATTGGATAAAGAACCAATTATTGAGTACTTATCTTCAAATATTGCTTTAATTGAAAAAATGATTGAAGAGGGTTACCAAGATGCTAGAACTTTACAAAGAAGAGCTGATAAAATGAAAGAATGGATTGCTAATCCTGAATTAATCACTCCAGATGAAGATGCAGAGTATTTAGCAACTATTGAAATCAATTTAAATGAAATCACTGAGCCATTATTAGCTTGTCCTAATGATCCAGATGATGTTGATACTTTAACAAACATTTTAGCTGATCCAAAAAGACCAACTGAAAAAATTGATGAAGTATTTGTTGGTTCTTGTATGACAAATATTGGATTATTTAGAGCTTTAGGTGAAGTACTTAAAGGTGAAGGTCCAGTTCCTGCAAAACTTTGGGTTGCACCACCAACAAAAATGGATCAACAACAATTAACTGAAGAGGGTTATTACTCAATCTTTGGAGCAGCTGGTGCTAGACTTGAAATACCAGGATGTTCATTATGTATGGGTAACCAAGCAAATGTTGGTCAAGGTGCAGTTGTATTTAGTACATCTACTAGAAACTTTGATAACAGACTGGGTAAAGATTCTAAAGTTTATTTAGGTTCTGCAGAAGTTGCAGCATTAGCAGCACTTTTAGGAAGACTTCCAACAAAAGAAGAATACCTTGATATGGTTCCTAAAAAAATCACTCCTGAAAAAAGAGATGATATTTATAAATACTTAAATTTCCACTTATTATCAGGTGATGAGTTAACTAACTTAGTTCACTCTTAA